The region ATGGATAACTATAAGTGGAGTGTGATGACATGAACTAACAAAATTGACCCCTAAACCACCTCTCCATGCAGCCTTCCTCTATCTCTATAAAATCCCCCATATTCCTAACCATATTTCACACACATTCATAAAATCATCACTCATCAATCCTAGCTACTTTATACACTCTCATCAATCAAGAAACCCTAAATTCCATCTCTCTAGCTTTAATTTTTTGTAGCATCCCAATGGAATCCCAAAAATGCATTATTTTGTGGGTTTTGTTGATCTCGAATTTGAGCATAGTGTGCTTGGGAAAAGATGCCACGTTGGATGAGAAAGTTAGAACACAATGTGGGTTCACTAGATATCCTACGTTGTGTGTCCAATCCTTGACAGGGTTAGGGTCAAGTGTAGATATCTTGTCTGTCCTTGTCAACTCCACCATGTCCCAAACAAATTTGCCCAATTCCAATTTCGAAGTCCTAAGCTCCCATTTCATCTCTCCTCAAGCTCAACAAGCCCGAATCGCCATCGGTAACCGCacccttttttttattgttgttgttatcgttgttcattaaaaaaaaacagcATTTATCGAACACTGAAATAGTCAGTGTCAAGCAAAATGTGCTTAGTAAAAGGTTTGTTAGGTAAATCTGTGAGcactttttttttactatagtCAAAAAGTACTCAGTAAGTAAAACATTTTTTCGATGTTTCCTACTACTACTGTCTATCTCAGAAAGTGCTCGTTATTCTTATCAGTTGCTTGGTAAAGTTCGTATTTTGTAGCGgttgttaaatttttttaaaaaatttagtcTCGTGTTTTGTTTCATCAGACTATTGTCACGACCTAATGAGCATGTCACGGAAAAGGCTCAACCAAGCCCTGGACGCCTTAAAAAAGTCGCCGGAGAAGCACAAGGACGATATCCAGACGTGGCTGAGCGCCGCCCTCACGTTCCAGCAGACGTGCAAGGACTCGGTCGAGGCCCACGCCGACTCAAATGCTTAcgtggaagaaataaaaaagaaaatggacTTTTTGTCCGAACTAGGCAGCAACCCCCTGGCTCTGGCCAACCGGATCGTCGGAGAGTCTCCGGCGGGGGGCCGGAGACTCCTCGGAGGGGAGAATTTTCCTAGGTGGATGTCCGCCGGCGACCGGAAATTGCTCCAGAGCACGGCGATCAAGGCGAATGCGGTGGTGGCGAAGGACGGGAGCGGCGACTACACGACGGTGTCGGCGGCGATCGCGGCGGCCGGCGGCGGCAGGTTTGTGATTTATGTGAAGGCGGGGACTTATAATGAGAAGATTAATACTAATAAAGATGGGATTACGTTAATTGGCGATGGGAAATATTCTACTATTATCACCGCCGGCGGCAGCGTTGGCAAAGGCGGCTCTTCTCTTCGTGGATCAGCTACCTTTAgtgagctctctctctctctctctctcttgatttTTATTGAGAAAAGTGACTTGTTTTGTTGGATTATTCTTATGTCTAACGAATCAACAACTTTTTTGTGTATTAATGTAGGCTGATTAATTGGCTACTTTTGGTAAGACTAATGACGAATTAATTAAAAAGGTGGCAAAATGTTGAGATGCTTTTGTTTTTGTGTCGGTTGCGAATTATGAAGCAATTAGAATATGCTTAGGGATGTCTTCATGTCATAAATCATTAAATTATacatctaattaattaatttggtattttctgCAAACTTGGACTTTAATTGTAAAAGTAATAAACTTTATGCTTGTACTGAATTTCATATGAATTCggttttgatttaaaaaaaaaaaaactaaattttgtGGGCAATTTATGTTGAATTTCATGAATTAGCTATTGCAATCGACCATCTTCTAGAGAAAGATTAATGAGATGAGAGGGAAAGTGGAAAATAGTCATATTTTGAAAGGCATAATCTAGATGGACAAAATTGTAAAATCAAGTAAATTGGaccgaaaattaaataaatcgaGTAAACTTATGCAATTtcaatttctatttctatttttagggacATTTTTCCTTACATTCATtaacaatatttcaattaatttttctttcttgtctcttactttacatcTTAACCAAACATCATTTCAAATGTTGCTATTTTTACAATGTGATCAGCTATTACTGGCGACGGGTTCATAGCGCGGGACATCGGGTTCCAGAACACGGCGGGGCCGAGCGCGGAGCAGGCGGTGGCGCTGACGATCGCCTCCGACCGGTCAGTGCTGTACCGGTGCAGCATCGCGGGTTACCAGGATACGCTCTACGCGCTGTCCCTCCGCCAGTTCTACCGCGAGTGCGACATCTACGGCACGGTCGACTTCATCTTCGGCAACGCGGCCGCAGTGTTCCAGAGCTGCGGCCTCTACCTCCGCCGGCCCCGCGGCGGAGGGGCCTACAATGTGATCCTGGCCAATGGACGGAGCGACCCGGGCCAGAACACGGGTTTCTCCGTCCAGAACTGCCGGATCACGGGGGCCGCGGACTTCTCGTCGGCCCAGAAGTCGTACCTAGGCCGGCCGTGGAAGGCCTACTCGAGGGCGGTGGTGATGCAGTCGAACATCGACCGCGCCATCGCCTCGAGGGGGTGGGTGGAGTGGCCCGGGGCGGGCGGTGGGACCTACAAGTCGTTGTATTTCGCGGAGTATGCCAACATGGGGGGTGGCGCGGCGACGTCGGGCCGGGTGGGGTGGGCCGGGTTCAAGGTGCTCGGGGCCGCGGAGGCGGGGAAGTTCACGGTGGCGAATTTCATCGGAGGGAACTCGTGGCTGCCGTCGACGGGGGTGACGTTTGTTTCCGGGCTTTAAAGGTTATTTGGTTTTGTATATAAGTTGAAACCAAGTCAAGTAAAAAAAAGTGATGATGAATTTCGATtgatgtatttttaatttgttagaAATGGTAAAGTGGTTGTAATTTGTATCTTTAGAATAATATGTAAATGTTTGATTTCTATGAATTTAAAGCTACCACCAATATAATTGATGATTTGATTAGCAAATGAAAAAGGAGAAAGTAAGTGCTAGTATTATTACTATTGGTATTATGGTAGTTGTCATTATCAAGTTGTTTCTTGTAGTGATAGACAATATAGAAAGAGAAGATATATATGCATCAAATATTTAATCATTCTTATCCATAACTAAATAAAGTACTTATTTCTCAATCACTTGTTTCACAATGTAGAGTGTCTAGAGACCCCATGATAATCATAATCCAAACACCAGCTTGAGATAATTATTTCTACTTTTCtcactatgtttttggcatTATCAAAGTtggaatatttaattttttggcTGAGAATAATTGTGATATCATaattttatgataattttatgTTGGATCACTTAAATGTTTGCTTTCATCTATCCTTTTTAATAAGTCGTGCGATGCGACATTTGATTGATTCcactttaaaatattaaacaaaatgtTCAAGTAGGGgtgaaattaatattttagatttaatttcaTTATCAAGTAATAGAGCCATTAATCAAAAGAGGTCCAATCACAAACatatattctaattaaataatagatTCATTATCAATCTATATATAGATCCATTAATCAAGTCATATAACGAAAAAgttatttctttccttttttagaaACGACTTTTATTTTTGATTGAGAGAATGTCCACATTTTTCAATATCTAAGAGAAAATTAAGTTGATGTAACACGTAATTAAAAGTTGTTATAATCAAATTTGATACATCCCTCAAAAACTCACTCCAATGGAGACTTAATTTGGTATATTATATTGTCTTACACAACTATTCCTTATTAGAACCATGGTATAATTGAAAATGATATGATCAAGATATAAGTATTACTATTCATTATATATTGCTATTCTTTTGATTTATATTTGGCTACAAGCTAATTATAGGTCTTTATCAAAGCATTAATATTGGTAGTTGATTGGCATAGCCTTTTAAAACTCCCATTATCACAATATATGAATTGGAAAAATCATGTGGTTTCAAACCTCTACACAAAAACTAGAAATCATACTTTgtactttcttttttatttttaaaacttaaaaaacaGATTCAACTTTTATTAATACGGAATCATTATACTATCCTTGTTAATCAAATGAGCCTTAGAACTCCAATTTAATAAACGATAACCCATGCTACATATTATTAGAGCCCACGAATGAAGCCCAAGGCCCAAGCCCAAGTAGAGAAGCTGAAGCTTTCTTATGAGAAATTATTTACTAGTAGTGATATAACTCTTTAAATACGCATTTTGCTAAGTGTATGCTAAGGGCTCCGTATTAAGAACAATGATAATCGGAGTCGCGAGGACAATGACCTCGTCGATCAACCGTGAAGATGCTTGGAATTGCgataaagaagaaaaagataaggcagataatTTGTTATTTCGTGAATGGGGAAAAGAATAACAAAGCCTTTTTATACTCTAAGGACCCTTGGGTTGATTAGGCCTACtatccgggaaagaatcaacaaagaaaactaGGAAATGAGCTTATAATTATGCTCGACCCAATAAAgcatttaatataatataaataaaaagcaACTAAACCTGCAAACTAATATGACACGAAGTCTCCGAAGGGCCCGACGTCACGCGCTCCTCTTTGGTCGAGACATGCCGACGACGTCGACTTCTCCCTCTCTACCGTTTCAAAAGATTGCTCGTTCTCTTGATATTAAATGCAATTTAGTTAATTTTCTCAAGTTGTTCATTTTTTCACAATTTGGTTAACAAAATGCAAATTTAAATAGATTCAAACCAATATGCCTACATCAACAAATTTTGGTACAACAATTTACAGAAGTAATCCAAATTCAAATGCATTAACTAAAGATCATTATCTAATAAAGATCAAGAGGAGATTGACATGCATATACGTAGGAGAACCAAGAAACGGTCGACTTCATCTTCGGCAATGCGGCTGCAGTGTTCCAGAGCGACCCGGGCCAGAACACGGGTTTCTCCATCCAGAACTCCCGGATCACGGGGGCTGCGGACTTCTCGTCGGCCCAGAAGTCGTACCTGGGCCGGTCGTGGAAGGCCTACTCGAGGGCGGTCCATCGCCTCGAGGGGGTGGGACCTAATTGATGTAAGAGAAATTAAATTGATGTAACACGTAATTAAAAGTTGTTATATCCCTCAAAAACTCACTCCAATGGAGACTTAATTTGGTGTGTTCTATTATCTTAAACAACTATTCCTTATAATTAGCACCGTGGTACATTTGACAATGATATGATtaagatatgagtattatttattaatatattgctattatttttatttatatttggttaCAAGCTAATTATTGGTCTTTATCAAAGCATTAATACTGGTAGTTGACGGGCATAGCCTTTTAAAACTCCCATCATCACCATATGTATTGGAAATTCATGTGGTTTCAAAACTCTATACAAAAACTAGAAATCATactactttcttttatttttaaaactttaAAAACAGATTTAACTTTTAATAATATGGAATCATTATATAATCTATGTTAATGAAATGAGCCTTAGAATTTATgagttaaaatttattaaatacatGGAAAAAAGGTCAATTCATTTTGAATcgaggagtataattttataaagaaaTCCCATTTAATAAACGATAGCCCATGCTACATAGTGTTAGAGCCCATGAATGTAGCCCAAGACCCAATCCCATGTTAAAGAAGCTAAAGGTTTCTTATGAGAAATTATTTACTACCAGTAGTGTTTAAATCTTCGTACTAGGACTAGCAATTTTTGGCACGACACGATAacccgacacgaatccgcacgaaattagtGGGTTTGGATTAAAGCTTATTAGGTCGAcacgttaaggacacgaaaaattcgtgtcgtgttcgggttaccatttatgaaataatattactataatattattaatttttagcattttaaaaatgatttttttgttgaatttcttTGCTATGAATCTATTGATGTTATTGTTCATCAAATCACATTGTGTAATCAGATTTTAGGTTTTTAATTAGACTCTTAATGATCAGATTCACGGTCTTGTAACTTTTGTTAATCAATAGCAGTTGTTATCAGGTTCTTACCGtattatcaggtcgtgttgttatagTGTCGTGTCATGTACGTGTTGTtctcgtgtcgtgttgacccaaAGTGATTTGTGTCGTTAAtggggttcgtgtcgggttcgtgccGTGTTCGAGTTTGAGGGTAGCATGTTGTGTTCGTGTTCgggtttgaggttttcttaacgggtcgtgttcgtgtttgtccTTATTGGGTCATGTTGTTaacaggttgacccgataacgatccacacgcacgatttgccacccctacttcatactatcataaaaaaaaaagttacactaAGGGAAAATGAAACTTAGTGATCGAGCAATGAACAATCCACTAAAATCCACATATTCCAAGTAGCACAAATGATGGTAGCAAACATGATTAATATATGAGCAAGAAGCAAGACAACCCTAAACCTATATGGTTCGTCTCTCCTTCTTtgatccgggaaagaaccatAAAGAAAACCCAGAAGCTTCGATAACAGGAGTTTAGATAAACTTGACTCTATAAGGAAATAACTAAACATAGTCATTGATTAAACATGGGTGCCGGTGTGGCTGGTGATGGCTCGTGTCGTGTGTAGGCTGTGTGGATAGGAGCTCGTATCACGATCCCAGCAAGCAGCGGCAAACACATATGGCTATTCAATAAAACATAGTGGAAGTAGTGAAGAAtcataaaacaattaatatCGATGTTGAAGAGAAGCATTAATAATGCATACCGAAGTTAGAAGTTATAAGGAATTTCGAGGCGTCGAATGTGGGCAATCTTGTGCCAATCTTCTCCTGTTCGTCTCTGGCATCGTCTTTCCAGTTGCGGGCATTGGCTGATACTTAGTTTGTTGGCATTTGGTAGAGCTGGAATTGATACAATCTTTGGGCAATTTGAAATTTCGAGTGTGTGAAGAGAAGGTAGCTGGTCTGGGAGTGATTTCAGCTCAGGAAGAATGCTGAGGAATAGAGATTTGAGAGAGGAGATGTGTTGTATGGCTTGTGGTAAGCATGCCATCTTCGGAAGATCGAATAACACTATGCACTCAAGATTATGAAGATATTTAATCTCTTCCGGCAGCTCTACTAATTCTTCGCAGGTAATTATATCAAGGTTGAACAGAGCAGTAAGGTGTTGCAACATCCCTTGTGGAATACACGTCATTCTATCACAATTTGATAGACTTAAACGTGTAAGCCCTTTTAATGCTTCCAGACCTTCTCTAGTTGCCGAGATCTCTTTTGCACCATCAATTTCCAATGATCGGAGCTTACTGTACTTCGCCAATGTTTCTATCGGAAAACATGCAAGGCTCTCCTCAATTTCCACACGCAGTTTCCTAGGAATGTCATGCTCAGATAATAAAGCCAAAGTTGAGCTACTGCATTTTAGATAATCCAACTTCTGGAGGGATGGGAGTGGTTGCAGTATAAATGAAGAGCAGCGTGAAATCGATAGCCTTTTAAGATTTGGGAATGCCTCTCTACTCTCTTGCTTCTTTGAAAGACTCTTCAGACTTTGGAGCTCTGATAAATACAACTCTTCAACACCAGGGAATTGTATCTTTACTCTATTTCCACTTCCGACTTCTTCTTCAATAATGTACTCCACCCCTATATTCCATAAATCCAGTTTTTTTAGATGAGTTAGCTCTCCCAGTTTTGGAAGACGCATGCAATATACGCAATTTCTGATTTCAATCTCAACTATGTTTTTCAAAGTTGAATTTGTCATCCAACGTGGAAGATGTCTACCACTGAAGCCTTCTATACAAAGATACTCAAGATTAGAGTGAGGT is a window of Salvia splendens isolate huo1 chromosome 3, SspV2, whole genome shotgun sequence DNA encoding:
- the LOC121796226 gene encoding pectinesterase-like, translated to MESQKCIILWVLLISNLSIVCLGKDATLDEKVRTQCGFTRYPTLCVQSLTGLGSSVDILSVLVNSTMSQTNLPNSNFEVLSSHFISPQAQQARIAIDYCHDLMSMSRKRLNQALDALKKSPEKHKDDIQTWLSAALTFQQTCKDSVEAHADSNAYVEEIKKKMDFLSELGSNPLALANRIVGESPAGGRRLLGGENFPRWMSAGDRKLLQSTAIKANAVVAKDGSGDYTTVSAAIAAAGGGRFVIYVKAGTYNEKINTNKDGITLIGDGKYSTIITAGGSVGKGGSSLRGSATFTITGDGFIARDIGFQNTAGPSAEQAVALTIASDRSVLYRCSIAGYQDTLYALSLRQFYRECDIYGTVDFIFGNAAAVFQSCGLYLRRPRGGGAYNVILANGRSDPGQNTGFSVQNCRITGAADFSSAQKSYLGRPWKAYSRAVVMQSNIDRAIASRGWVEWPGAGGGTYKSLYFAEYANMGGGAATSGRVGWAGFKVLGAAEAGKFTVANFIGGNSWLPSTGVTFVSGL